The following proteins are encoded in a genomic region of Methanomassiliicoccales archaeon:
- a CDS encoding 2-isopropylmalate synthase, with protein MTELRTSCSQDYNAQGGSDADKIFTSHFNRFALDPSTPERVEILDTTLRDGEQTPGVALSMDDKVRIAQLLDDLGVDVIEAGFPRTSKGEQEAIRKICSLGLKAKVCGLARCSREDIDSAVDSGVNYVHVFIATSEVHMKNKLNMTREQVKARAVDAVEYARSRGVIVEFSCEDGTRTELDFLKEMHIAVQEAGVHKINLPDTVGTMSPAAMEYLVSEVMKVTKVPLSTHCHDDFGLAVANSLAAVRKGARQVHVCVNGLGERAGNAALEEVVMGLLAFMNVRTNVDTRKLGMISKTVSRMTGMPVPGNKAIVGNNAFAHESGIHVHGVLKDPSTYEAFSPELVGMQRNIVMGKHTGAHSVKEKLSQYGICLPDDMLTGVVDKIKRLAESGKGVDDAELVALAMHVAGQMEKERRHVQLKEFTVFTGMNITPTSTVVIDVDGKMVRSSNVGIGPVDAALNAIRSAVSENISLVEYRLNAITGGSDALCEVTVKLKMNGDQNVMSVGKSIGSDIVLTSVDAAMEAIDRLLARIKP; from the coding sequence GTGACCGAACTTCGAACGTCATGCAGTCAGGACTATAACGCCCAAGGCGGGAGTGATGCGGACAAAATATTCACCAGTCATTTCAACCGCTTCGCTTTGGACCCCTCCACCCCGGAGAGGGTCGAGATCCTCGACACCACCCTGCGCGACGGGGAGCAGACGCCCGGTGTGGCCTTATCCATGGACGACAAGGTGCGCATAGCCCAGCTGCTGGACGATCTCGGCGTTGACGTCATAGAGGCGGGCTTCCCCCGTACATCCAAGGGAGAACAGGAGGCCATACGCAAGATATGCTCTCTCGGCCTGAAGGCCAAGGTGTGCGGCCTGGCCCGTTGCTCAAGGGAGGACATCGACTCGGCGGTGGACAGCGGGGTGAACTACGTTCACGTGTTCATCGCCACGTCCGAAGTACACATGAAGAACAAGCTGAATATGACCCGCGAGCAGGTCAAGGCCAGAGCCGTCGACGCGGTGGAGTACGCCCGTTCCCGCGGGGTCATCGTGGAGTTCTCCTGCGAGGACGGCACCCGTACCGAGCTGGACTTCCTTAAGGAGATGCACATCGCCGTGCAGGAGGCCGGGGTGCACAAGATCAACCTGCCGGACACTGTAGGCACCATGTCCCCGGCGGCCATGGAGTACCTGGTCTCCGAGGTCATGAAGGTGACCAAGGTCCCGCTCTCCACGCACTGCCACGACGATTTCGGCCTAGCGGTCGCGAACTCTCTGGCAGCGGTGCGAAAAGGCGCCCGCCAGGTGCACGTATGCGTGAACGGTCTCGGAGAGAGGGCGGGGAACGCCGCCCTCGAGGAGGTCGTCATGGGTCTCCTGGCCTTCATGAACGTACGCACCAACGTGGACACTCGAAAGCTGGGAATGATCTCCAAGACGGTCTCCAGGATGACCGGGATGCCGGTCCCCGGCAACAAAGCGATCGTAGGCAACAACGCTTTCGCCCACGAGTCCGGGATCCACGTGCACGGCGTGCTCAAGGACCCCTCGACCTACGAGGCCTTCAGCCCCGAGCTGGTGGGCATGCAGCGCAACATCGTGATGGGCAAGCACACCGGTGCCCACTCGGTCAAGGAGAAGCTGAGCCAATACGGGATCTGCTTGCCGGATGACATGCTCACCGGCGTGGTGGACAAGATCAAGAGGCTGGCCGAGAGCGGGAAGGGAGTGGACGACGCCGAGTTGGTGGCCCTAGCTATGCACGTGGCCGGCCAGATGGAGAAGGAGAGGCGCCACGTGCAGCTGAAGGAGTTCACCGTGTTCACCGGCATGAACATCACGCCCACCTCGACGGTGGTCATCGACGTCGACGGAAAGATGGTGCGCTCGTCCAACGTGGGCATCGGCCCGGTGGACGCAGCCCTTAACGCCATACGTTCGGCGGTGAGTGAGAACATTTCCCTGGTGGAGTACCGGCTCAACGCCATCACCGGAGGCAGCGACGCCCTGTGCGAAGTGACCGTCAAGCTGAAGATGAACGGCGACCAGAACGTCATGTCGGTGGGCAAGAGCATAGGCTCGGACATCGTCCTGACCAGCGTGGACGCGGCCATGGAGGCCATCGACCGCCTGCTGGCCCGGATCAAACCTTAG
- the serS gene encoding serine--tRNA ligase: MTELLDVNIIRNDPEAIRTMLRNRTYSEEVLDQFLEMDAAWRSSVDEGNRLRKQRNEASMRISKLSGPEKAKAVEEMKAVATRIGELDVVIADLEKKRDDTILLIPNIPDGSVPIGDNPDKNVVVSECGKERKFDFQTKDHIVLCEELDIVDFQRGVKIAGSGFYVLKGDGARMERALINYMLDLHHRQGYTEVFPPVVVNRSAVIGTGQYPKMKDDMYWCERDDLWLNPTAEVPVTNLHQDDILAKEDLPIFYTAYLPSFRREAGRHVGEKGMIRVHEFNKVELVKFVLPDGSFQELESLTNDAQDVLRGLELPFRTLLLCTGDMGFASAKTYDLEAHAPGTGSWLEVSSCSCFTDFQARRARIKYRPEPHLKSEFVHTLNGSGLALPRTMVAIIENNQDGQGRISIPKVIRPYMQGQELIE; encoded by the coding sequence GTGACCGAATTGTTGGACGTCAACATCATCAGAAATGACCCCGAGGCCATACGGACCATGCTGAGGAACCGGACCTATAGCGAGGAGGTTCTGGACCAGTTCTTGGAGATGGACGCCGCCTGGAGGTCCAGCGTGGACGAGGGGAATCGCCTGAGGAAACAGAGGAACGAAGCTTCCATGCGCATCTCCAAGCTCAGCGGGCCGGAGAAGGCCAAAGCAGTGGAGGAGATGAAGGCAGTAGCCACCCGCATCGGCGAGCTGGACGTCGTCATAGCCGATCTGGAAAAGAAGAGGGATGATACTATACTGCTTATTCCAAACATCCCGGACGGATCGGTGCCAATCGGGGACAACCCCGACAAGAATGTCGTGGTGTCCGAGTGCGGCAAGGAGCGCAAGTTCGATTTCCAGACCAAGGACCATATCGTCCTGTGCGAGGAACTGGACATCGTCGATTTCCAGAGAGGGGTCAAGATCGCTGGAAGTGGATTCTACGTCTTGAAGGGGGACGGGGCTCGCATGGAACGGGCTCTGATCAATTACATGCTTGACCTTCATCATCGCCAGGGTTACACGGAGGTTTTTCCGCCAGTGGTTGTCAACCGATCGGCCGTGATCGGCACGGGACAATATCCGAAGATGAAGGACGATATGTACTGGTGCGAGCGGGACGACCTTTGGCTAAATCCCACCGCGGAGGTGCCGGTGACGAACCTACATCAGGACGATATCCTGGCCAAGGAGGACCTTCCCATCTTCTACACTGCCTACCTTCCATCATTCCGCCGCGAGGCGGGAAGGCACGTGGGGGAGAAAGGCATGATCCGCGTCCACGAGTTCAACAAGGTCGAGCTGGTAAAGTTCGTTCTGCCCGATGGATCTTTCCAAGAACTGGAATCTCTGACCAACGACGCCCAGGACGTATTGCGAGGATTGGAGCTTCCTTTCCGTACCCTGCTGTTGTGCACCGGGGACATGGGCTTCGCCTCGGCCAAGACCTACGACCTGGAGGCACACGCCCCAGGTACCGGCAGCTGGCTTGAGGTTTCCTCCTGCAGCTGTTTCACCGACTTCCAGGCCCGCCGGGCCAGGATCAAGTACCGGCCGGAGCCGCACCTGAAGAGCGAGTTCGTGCACACCTTGAACGGCTCAGGGTTGGCCTTGCCTAGGACCATGGTCGCCATTATCGAGAACAACCAAGATGGCCAGGGTCGTATCAGCATACCGAAGGTTATCAGGCCCTATATGCAGGGACAGGAATTGATAGAATAA
- a CDS encoding GNAT family N-acetyltransferase, producing the protein MHFKDTLGRKTFQERKEELLEKSSGGLLRVEVARDGDGRVIAYCVSSIDQSLRGEADSIFVTVEHRGMGIGTRLMEGSMRWMDGLGVRTRVLTAIVGNEGVHDFYARFGFLPKNVLLECIQDAGREMGPE; encoded by the coding sequence GTGCATTTCAAGGACACCTTGGGAAGGAAGACGTTCCAGGAGAGGAAGGAAGAACTGCTGGAGAAATCGTCCGGAGGCCTGCTCAGGGTGGAGGTGGCGAGGGATGGGGACGGACGGGTAATCGCCTATTGCGTTTCCTCGATAGACCAGTCCTTGAGAGGTGAGGCCGATTCCATATTCGTCACCGTGGAACATCGGGGAATGGGGATAGGCACCCGGCTCATGGAAGGTTCCATGAGATGGATGGACGGGCTGGGAGTGAGGACAAGGGTGTTGACGGCCATCGTAGGTAACGAGGGCGTGCACGACTTCTATGCCCGTTTCGGATTCCTTCCGAAGAACGTCCTCCTTGAGTGCATTCAAGATGCTGGAAGGGAAATGGGCCCGGAGTAA
- the mtxX gene encoding methanogenesis marker protein Mmp4/MtxX produces the protein MLAPEQILQRAKDNRARVGIGVGEDSRKVKDSARSAERKGYADVLVFESPEEMVSALAKGEIDAAVRGDLSANSTMAAVKHQFSLDHLLRAALMQPKGGRMFFLAPVGVDEGWNVDERMELIRLMAKLFASLGQEMKVGVLSGGRTGDIGRSPEVDRTIREGMEVERLGKEEGYSVEHCQILIEDAVRSKDLIIAPDGITGNIIFRTMHLVDGCVSMGAPILNLDKVFVDTSRAKKCYTDSIALASALVVKGK, from the coding sequence ATGCTCGCCCCCGAACAGATACTCCAGAGGGCCAAGGACAACCGGGCCCGGGTGGGGATAGGCGTCGGTGAGGATTCCCGCAAGGTCAAGGACAGCGCGCGCTCGGCCGAGCGTAAAGGTTACGCCGACGTGCTGGTGTTCGAGTCCCCGGAGGAAATGGTCTCAGCCTTGGCCAAGGGAGAGATCGATGCCGCCGTGCGGGGAGACCTCAGCGCCAACAGCACCATGGCCGCGGTGAAGCACCAGTTCTCCCTCGACCATTTGCTGCGAGCGGCGTTGATGCAGCCTAAAGGGGGGCGCATGTTCTTCCTGGCCCCGGTGGGAGTGGACGAGGGTTGGAACGTAGATGAGAGGATGGAATTAATCAGGCTGATGGCCAAGCTGTTCGCCTCGCTCGGTCAGGAGATGAAGGTCGGGGTCCTCTCCGGAGGCCGTACGGGCGACATCGGTCGGAGCCCGGAGGTGGACCGCACCATCCGCGAAGGGATGGAGGTGGAGCGTCTGGGAAAAGAGGAAGGATACTCCGTTGAGCATTGCCAGATACTCATCGAGGACGCCGTGCGCAGCAAGGACCTCATCATCGCCCCGGACGGGATCACCGGAAACATCATCTTCCGGACCATGCATCTGGTCGACGGCTGCGTGTCCATGGGCGCGCCCATACTCAATTTGGACAAGGTCTTCGTGGATACCTCCAGAGCCAAGAAATGCTACACCGACTCCATCGCCTTGGCCTCGGCCCTGGTAGTTAAGGGAAAATGA
- a CDS encoding 50S ribosomal protein L16 produces the protein MARKPARMYRRLTGQAYTRREYMGGVPALRINTFDLGTTNGDFPITVSMKVKETCQIRHTAMEAARIAANREMSKIPGNNYHIKFRIYPHHVLRENKLATGAGADRISSGMRGAFGKNVGTAARVHAGQVILTIRVPVAAFKNAKQALWKASLKLPTPCFIEVEKGAELVK, from the coding sequence ATGGCCAGAAAGCCGGCAAGGATGTACAGGAGACTCACAGGACAGGCTTACACCCGCAGGGAGTACATGGGTGGAGTTCCCGCCCTGAGGATCAACACTTTCGACCTGGGGACGACCAACGGCGATTTCCCCATTACCGTCAGCATGAAGGTCAAGGAGACCTGTCAGATCAGGCACACCGCCATGGAGGCCGCTCGTATCGCCGCCAACAGGGAGATGTCCAAGATCCCCGGTAACAACTACCACATCAAGTTCAGGATCTATCCTCACCACGTGCTCAGGGAGAACAAGCTCGCCACCGGTGCCGGTGCCGACCGTATCTCCAGCGGCATGAGGGGCGCCTTCGGTAAGAACGTGGGCACCGCCGCCCGCGTGCACGCCGGACAAGTCATCCTGACCATCAGGGTGCCCGTCGCCGCCTTCAAGAACGCCAAACAGGCGTTGTGGAAGGCTTCGCTCAAGTTGCCCACCCCCTGCTTCATAGAAGTGGAGAAGGGCGCTGAGCTGGTTAAGTAA
- a CDS encoding 6-carboxytetrahydropterin synthase: MRLEIDGEFAGIRFSACHFIAGHQKCGRLHGHTYVVSLKLQGEVGKDGMMMDFIPLKKELRSIAEDLDHRVLIPANSKKITIVLGEEVFIKADGKKYALPKEDVVMLPTEESSAEALCQIILDRLLDAMDFPLNIKEVEVGVHEELGQSAWISKKLGAKR; encoded by the coding sequence ATGAGATTGGAGATCGACGGGGAGTTCGCCGGTATCAGGTTCTCTGCGTGCCATTTCATCGCCGGGCATCAGAAGTGCGGAAGGCTGCACGGCCACACCTACGTCGTCAGCCTCAAGCTGCAGGGGGAAGTGGGCAAGGACGGGATGATGATGGACTTCATCCCGCTGAAGAAGGAGCTCAGGTCCATCGCCGAGGACCTGGACCACCGCGTGCTCATTCCGGCCAATTCCAAGAAGATAACCATCGTCCTGGGGGAGGAGGTCTTCATAAAGGCCGACGGCAAGAAGTACGCCCTGCCCAAGGAGGACGTGGTCATGCTGCCTACGGAGGAGAGCAGTGCCGAGGCCCTTTGCCAGATAATATTAGACAGATTGCTGGACGCAATGGACTTCCCGCTGAACATCAAAGAAGTGGAAGTAGGGGTCCACGAGGAGCTGGGGCAGAGCGCCTGGATAAGCAAGAAGCTGGGGGCCAAGCGATGA
- the queC gene encoding 7-cyano-7-deazaguanine synthase QueC translates to MKAICLLSGGMDSTVSLAYALREGYEVTALTINYGQRHIRELEAAKAVAAHYGVKHVVMNFPLTDFKSALTDMSIPVPDRHRAQDIGYDIPDTYVPARNIIFLSVAAGLAESIGASKVFIGANAIDYSGYPDCRPEFFQAFERMIEVGTKAGTLGHPVRVEHPILRKTKAEIVQMGKEMGVPFQLTWSCYRGGKKACGRCDSCLLRLKGFKEAGMKDPVPYEG, encoded by the coding sequence ATGAAGGCCATCTGCCTCCTTTCCGGAGGCATGGACTCAACGGTGTCGCTGGCCTACGCGCTGCGAGAGGGGTACGAGGTCACCGCCCTGACCATCAACTACGGGCAGCGGCACATCCGGGAGCTGGAAGCAGCCAAGGCCGTCGCCGCTCATTACGGTGTCAAGCACGTGGTCATGAACTTTCCCCTTACGGATTTCAAGAGCGCTCTGACCGACATGTCCATACCCGTACCGGACCGCCACCGGGCCCAGGACATCGGTTACGACATCCCGGACACCTACGTTCCGGCCCGCAACATAATATTCCTAAGCGTGGCCGCAGGTCTGGCCGAGAGCATCGGGGCCAGCAAGGTGTTCATCGGGGCCAACGCCATCGATTACAGCGGATACCCGGACTGCCGGCCGGAGTTCTTCCAGGCCTTCGAGCGGATGATCGAGGTGGGAACCAAGGCCGGCACCTTGGGCCACCCGGTGAGGGTGGAGCATCCCATACTGCGCAAGACCAAGGCCGAGATCGTGCAGATGGGGAAAGAGATGGGCGTGCCGTTCCAGTTGACCTGGAGCTGCTACCGCGGCGGGAAGAAGGCCTGCGGCCGCTGCGACTCCTGCCTGCTCAGATTGAAAGGTTTCAAAGAAGCCGGGATGAAGGACCCCGTGCCCTACGAGGGTTAG
- a CDS encoding YhbY family RNA-binding protein produces MPKRTMKDVKRVGHELSPTVHVGKEGITNALIDEIVKQLKGRKVVKVRLLPSVEEDKKVVAEELASRSHSILIEVVGFTVLLCEKRYLEGKDNIKVVG; encoded by the coding sequence ATGCCGAAAAGGACCATGAAGGACGTGAAGCGCGTGGGACATGAGCTAAGTCCCACGGTGCACGTTGGGAAGGAAGGGATCACCAACGCTCTCATCGATGAGATAGTCAAACAGCTGAAGGGCCGGAAGGTGGTCAAGGTCCGGCTCCTACCCAGCGTGGAAGAGGACAAGAAGGTTGTGGCGGAGGAACTGGCATCGAGGTCCCACTCCATCCTGATAGAGGTCGTTGGTTTCACTGTTCTATTATGCGAAAAACGCTATCTGGAAGGTAAGGATAACATCAAAGTCGTTGGGTGA
- a CDS encoding radical SAM protein, with protein MLVNEIFLSVQGEGGTMGLPTVFVRLSGCNLDCRWCDTRYASEGGAELEVEEVVESVKGYRVRHVCLTGGEPLLQEESRKLIQRLLEEGKHISLETNGSISLEGLPDHTDLLISMDYKCPSSGEERKMRLENLELLSSKDQLKFVVADQDDLERAEEVLRKHRPKCSVIFTPVDGLSLEPVVKYVLSKRLEVRVLPQLHKIIWGDRRGV; from the coding sequence ATGCTGGTCAACGAGATCTTCCTGTCCGTTCAGGGCGAGGGTGGGACCATGGGGCTGCCCACGGTCTTCGTTCGCCTGAGCGGATGCAACCTGGACTGCCGTTGGTGCGACACGCGCTACGCCAGCGAGGGCGGGGCGGAGCTGGAGGTCGAGGAGGTGGTGGAGAGCGTGAAAGGATATCGGGTCCGGCACGTCTGCCTGACCGGCGGCGAACCACTGCTGCAGGAAGAGAGCCGCAAGCTGATTCAGAGGCTGCTCGAGGAGGGGAAGCACATCTCCCTCGAGACCAACGGCTCGATCTCCCTGGAAGGCCTGCCGGACCATACGGACCTCCTCATCAGCATGGACTACAAGTGTCCCTCCTCCGGCGAGGAGCGGAAGATGCGGCTGGAGAACCTGGAATTACTGTCTTCCAAGGACCAGCTGAAGTTCGTGGTGGCCGACCAGGACGATCTGGAGAGGGCCGAGGAGGTCCTGCGGAAGCACCGCCCCAAATGCTCCGTCATCTTCACCCCGGTAGACGGGCTCAGCCTCGAACCTGTCGTCAAGTACGTTCTGTCCAAAAGGCTGGAGGTGCGGGTTCTGCCGCAGCTGCACAAGATTATTTGGGGCGACAGGCGTGGGGTGTGA
- a CDS encoding ribonuclease P protein component 4 yields the protein MSRKTVSNNQVRGIARKRMDILVRASEKEALSGNMERSKRYMSLALRISGRNKVSMPASARYCPKCLAPMVPGLDCRVRLRDHKVIEHCLDCDAVKRTPYLREIRERRTCRKGP from the coding sequence TTGAGCAGGAAGACGGTGTCGAACAACCAGGTGCGGGGCATCGCCCGCAAGCGGATGGACATCCTGGTAAGAGCGTCGGAGAAGGAGGCTTTGAGCGGCAACATGGAACGGAGCAAACGTTACATGTCCTTGGCCTTGCGCATCTCGGGACGCAACAAGGTGTCCATGCCGGCCTCTGCCCGGTACTGCCCAAAGTGCTTGGCCCCCATGGTCCCTGGCCTCGATTGCCGGGTGCGCCTTAGGGACCATAAGGTGATAGAGCACTGCCTGGATTGCGATGCGGTCAAACGCACACCGTACCTTCGGGAGATAAGGGAGAGGAGAACATGCCGAAAAGGACCATGA